A DNA window from Ornithobacterium rhinotracheale DSM 15997 contains the following coding sequences:
- the gldC gene encoding gliding motility protein GldC: MKSEIKISVELDENKVPEKLSWSAVDGGVENQETKAALLSLWDDKQREALRIDLWTKDMPMDHMKIFFHQIFRAMADTYQRATDEKEVAEKIREFAEDYARAAKIK, encoded by the coding sequence ATGAAATCTGAAATAAAAATAAGCGTTGAGCTAGACGAAAATAAAGTGCCAGAAAAGCTTAGCTGGAGTGCCGTAGATGGTGGCGTAGAAAACCAAGAGACTAAAGCAGCATTGCTCTCCCTCTGGGACGACAAGCAGCGAGAAGCCTTGCGCATCGATCTATGGACGAAGGATATGCCGATGGATCACATGAAAATATTTTTTCACCAAATATTTAGAGCTATGGCAGATACCTACCAGCGCGCAACCGATGAGAAAGAAGTGGCAGAGAAGATTAGAGAATTTGCAGAGGACTATGCCCGTGCGGCGAAAATTAAATAA
- a CDS encoding trigger factor, whose amino-acid sequence MNVTYNKVDDLNAVLSVSIEKADYADKVEKALKNYRKNANVPGFRKGFVPMGLVKKQYEKPLIYEEVNKLLQESVNKYLNDNKVEILGQPLPKEDKSFNWDNETLNFDFELGLAPEFEVDLAEVSVPYHKITVSDDEVEKYIENFRLSYGKMSEAEEVGEGAYIKGVFYELDENGEETSAHYHANVFYKDLKDKKAFDGKKKGDKVEIEAKEIFEDQDRLAQTFGLEEDEVADFNKKLVYKIQGIVSHQKAEINQELFDKVYGEGVVDSEEAFRAKVKEEAEKMYVAEADRVMLTNGLLNLVENKKFDLPKEFLVKWLQFSNQQADSVEKAEEMYNNAERGMRFQLVEGRVANKYDVSVTREDVENQAIEAVKQQMKMYGAGLNFDDEMLKGIAQQSLQDENQYRQLADQVFAGKLIELFKQNAKLEEKEVSFEDFVEEVKAQNEKTK is encoded by the coding sequence ATGAATGTTACGTACAATAAAGTAGATGATTTAAACGCAGTTTTATCGGTATCTATCGAAAAAGCAGACTATGCAGACAAAGTAGAAAAAGCCCTTAAAAATTACAGAAAAAATGCAAATGTACCAGGCTTTAGAAAAGGTTTTGTTCCAATGGGACTTGTAAAAAAACAATACGAAAAACCACTCATCTACGAAGAAGTAAATAAACTTTTACAAGAAAGCGTAAATAAATATTTAAACGATAATAAAGTAGAAATCTTGGGACAGCCCCTACCAAAAGAAGATAAATCTTTCAATTGGGATAATGAAACTTTAAACTTTGATTTTGAACTAGGTTTGGCACCAGAGTTTGAAGTGGATTTAGCAGAGGTAAGCGTTCCTTATCACAAAATTACCGTAAGCGATGACGAAGTAGAAAAATACATCGAAAACTTCAGACTTAGCTATGGTAAAATGTCCGAAGCAGAAGAAGTAGGCGAAGGAGCTTACATCAAAGGTGTGTTCTATGAATTAGACGAAAACGGAGAGGAAACTTCTGCGCACTACCACGCAAATGTGTTCTACAAAGATTTGAAAGATAAAAAAGCATTTGATGGTAAAAAGAAAGGAGATAAAGTAGAAATCGAAGCAAAAGAGATTTTTGAAGACCAAGATAGATTGGCTCAAACTTTTGGTTTAGAAGAAGACGAAGTAGCAGATTTTAACAAAAAATTAGTTTACAAAATTCAAGGCATCGTAAGCCATCAAAAAGCTGAAATCAATCAAGAATTGTTTGACAAAGTATATGGTGAGGGGGTAGTAGATTCTGAAGAAGCTTTCCGTGCAAAAGTGAAAGAAGAAGCAGAGAAAATGTATGTAGCAGAGGCAGATCGTGTAATGCTTACCAACGGATTGTTGAACTTGGTAGAAAACAAAAAGTTTGATTTACCAAAAGAGTTTTTAGTGAAATGGTTACAATTCTCTAATCAACAAGCTGATTCTGTAGAAAAAGCAGAAGAAATGTACAACAATGCTGAGCGTGGTATGAGATTCCAATTGGTAGAAGGTAGAGTAGCCAACAAATACGATGTAAGCGTAACAAGAGAAGATGTTGAAAACCAAGCAATCGAAGCGGTAAAACAACAAATGAAAATGTACGGTGCTGGATTAAACTTCGACGATGAAATGTTGAAAGGTATCGCACAACAATCACTTCAAGATGAAAATCAATACCGCCAATTAGCAGACCAAGTATTTGCTGGAAAATTGATTGAATTGTTTAAGCAAAACGCTAAACTTGAAGAAAAAGAAGTTAGTTTTGAAGACTTCGTGGAAGAAGTAAAAGCACAAAACGAAAAAACTAAATAA
- the bla gene encoding subclass B1 metallo-beta-lactamase, translating to MLKKNFKPLFMLKKNFKPLFMLKKNFKPLFMLKKNFKPLFMLKKNFKPLFFYLCFWMSLAACQSQSFGGLQFPKIVYQSEDLKVVQIAPDTFVHTSYLATQQWGKVPCNGMIVRHQREAMVFDTPTDEASSEALIHWIKNELKAEIKWVVPTHFHDDNLGGLPAFHRDKIMSIAYYRTQNLSKKHRKPQTITTFSATDSTWNLGGAKIQIGYYGKGHTEDNIVVYFPKDQVLFGGCLVKELGAGKGNLSDAFPKEWSATIQKVKHAYPEAKIVVPGHGKIGDKALLDYTAQLFKP from the coding sequence ATGCTGAAAAAGAATTTTAAACCATTATTTATGCTGAAAAAGAATTTTAAACCATTATTTATGCTGAAAAAGAATTTTAAACCATTATTTATGCTGAAAAAGAATTTTAAACCATTATTTATGCTGAAAAAGAATTTTAAACCATTATTTTTTTATTTATGCTTTTGGATGAGTTTGGCGGCGTGTCAATCTCAGTCTTTTGGAGGGCTTCAGTTCCCTAAAATAGTTTATCAATCCGAGGATTTAAAGGTGGTTCAGATTGCGCCTGATACTTTTGTCCATACGTCTTATTTAGCCACCCAGCAATGGGGAAAAGTGCCTTGTAATGGTATGATTGTCAGACATCAACGAGAAGCGATGGTTTTTGATACGCCCACAGATGAAGCCTCTTCGGAAGCTTTAATCCATTGGATTAAAAACGAACTGAAAGCCGAAATAAAATGGGTGGTGCCGACGCATTTTCACGATGATAATTTGGGCGGATTACCAGCGTTTCATCGGGATAAGATAATGTCTATTGCATATTATAGAACTCAAAACTTATCTAAAAAGCATCGAAAACCACAGACTATTACTACCTTTTCAGCTACAGATTCAACTTGGAATTTGGGAGGTGCAAAAATCCAAATAGGTTATTATGGAAAAGGACATACGGAGGATAATATAGTTGTGTATTTTCCAAAGGATCAAGTGTTATTTGGTGGCTGTTTGGTAAAAGAATTGGGGGCAGGTAAAGGTAATTTGTCTGATGCTTTCCCTAAGGAATGGTCGGCAACCATTCAAAAAGTGAAACACGCCTATCCAGAAGCGAAAATTGTGGTGCCTGGACATGGCAAAATAGGGGACAAAGCGCTATTGGACTACACGGCGCAACTTTTCAAACCATAA
- the nadE gene encoding NAD(+) synthase, with protein sequence MHTKEVINYIVDWLKDYLSKSGMDGWVIGISGGIDSAVVSTLTAQTGAPVLAIEMPIHQAQDQVNRAQNHIAWLEERYPNVKGMRVDLTPTFDALSEAVVADKNHAQNDLALANARSRLRMTTLYYYAGLNRYLVVGTGNKVEDFGVGFFTKYGDGGVDISPIGDLMKSEVFKLAKELDIIASIQNAKPTDGLWNDDRTDEDQLGATYDELEWAMGVYKDHKPEDFEGRQREVLQIFNKFNRAMQHKINPIPVALIPEELKK encoded by the coding sequence ATGCACACAAAAGAAGTAATTAATTATATTGTTGATTGGTTAAAGGATTATTTATCTAAATCTGGCATGGACGGATGGGTGATTGGAATCTCTGGCGGAATTGATTCTGCTGTAGTTTCTACACTTACGGCTCAAACAGGCGCACCCGTTCTAGCGATTGAAATGCCAATACACCAAGCTCAGGATCAAGTAAATAGAGCGCAAAACCACATCGCTTGGCTAGAAGAAAGATATCCTAATGTAAAAGGCATGCGAGTAGACCTTACGCCTACTTTTGATGCACTGAGCGAGGCAGTGGTAGCTGATAAAAATCATGCACAAAATGACTTAGCACTTGCCAATGCGCGCTCGCGTTTGAGAATGACCACGCTGTATTATTACGCAGGACTTAATCGCTACTTGGTCGTAGGAACAGGAAACAAGGTAGAAGACTTTGGCGTGGGATTCTTCACCAAATACGGCGATGGCGGGGTGGACATTTCTCCGATTGGGGATTTGATGAAAAGCGAAGTTTTTAAGTTAGCCAAAGAATTAGACATCATCGCTTCTATCCAAAATGCTAAACCTACCGACGGATTATGGAACGACGACCGCACCGACGAAGACCAATTGGGTGCTACTTACGACGAACTGGAATGGGCTATGGGCGTATACAAAGACCACAAACCCGAAGATTTCGAAGGCAGACAACGAGAAGTTCTACAAATTTTCAATAAATTTAATCGTGCCATGCAGCACAAAATCAATCCGATTCCTGTGGCGTTGATTCCCGAAGAATTGAAAAAATAA
- a CDS encoding peptidase U32 family protein → MTKDNKIELMAPAGNFTSLQAALDNGADSVYFGVEQLNMRARASINFTLEDLPEISKRCKAKGVRTYLTLNTIIYDHDLSIIKTLIDKAVESDITAVIAMDQAVIAYARQIGMEVHISTQINITNIETVKFYALFADTMVMSRELSINQIKKICTQIEKEQIKGPSGNLVEIEIFGHGALCMAVSGKCYLSLHSHNSSANRGACKQNCRKKYTVIDQESGFEIELDNEYMMSPKDLCTINFLDQIVDAGVKVLKIEGRGRAPEYVATVTKCYREAIDSISEGTFTQEKVAEWMKLLETVYNRGFWSGYYLGQELGEWSPNPGSNATQKKVYIGKGRHFYPKSNIAEFLIEAYDLSVGDKVLIQGPTTGSQEMEITEMMIDGQGMKEKATKADVITFKTGFRVRPSDKLYKVVKA, encoded by the coding sequence TCGGGGTAGAGCAGCTCAATATGCGTGCTCGTGCGTCGATAAACTTCACTTTAGAGGATTTGCCAGAAATTTCCAAACGATGCAAAGCCAAAGGCGTACGCACCTATTTGACTTTGAACACCATTATTTATGATCATGATTTGTCTATCATCAAAACTTTGATAGATAAAGCCGTGGAAAGCGACATTACAGCAGTGATTGCCATGGATCAAGCGGTGATTGCCTATGCTCGGCAGATAGGTATGGAGGTTCATATCTCTACTCAAATAAATATTACTAATATAGAGACTGTGAAGTTCTATGCACTATTTGCTGATACTATGGTGATGAGCCGCGAGCTGAGTATTAATCAAATAAAGAAGATTTGTACACAAATAGAAAAAGAACAGATTAAAGGTCCCTCTGGTAATTTAGTAGAGATAGAAATATTTGGGCATGGTGCATTATGTATGGCGGTATCAGGTAAGTGTTATCTGAGCTTACACTCTCATAACTCTTCTGCTAATAGAGGGGCGTGCAAACAGAATTGTAGAAAGAAATATACCGTAATAGACCAAGAATCTGGCTTTGAGATAGAGTTAGATAATGAATATATGATGTCACCAAAAGACCTGTGTACTATTAATTTTTTAGATCAAATTGTAGATGCAGGGGTAAAGGTGTTAAAAATAGAAGGAAGGGGGCGTGCACCAGAATATGTGGCGACCGTAACAAAATGCTACCGAGAAGCTATTGACAGCATCAGCGAGGGAACTTTTACCCAAGAAAAAGTGGCAGAGTGGATGAAACTGCTAGAAACTGTCTATAATAGAGGTTTCTGGAGCGGCTACTATCTAGGACAAGAGCTAGGCGAATGGTCGCCAAATCCAGGTTCTAACGCTACACAGAAGAAAGTGTATATAGGTAAAGGGAGACACTTTTATCCAAAATCTAATATTGCTGAGTTTTTAATAGAAGCATATGATTTAAGCGTAGGGGATAAGGTTCTAATACAAGGGCCTACAACAGGGTCTCAGGAAATGGAGATTACCGAAATGATGATTGATGGGCAGGGAATGAAAGAAAAAGCTACAAAGGCTGATGTGATTACTTTTAAAACCGGTTTTAGGGTGCGCCCGAGTGATAAACTTTATAAAGTAGTGAAGGCTTGA
- a CDS encoding ferredoxin translates to MVIITLQRDKCIGCNYCAEFAPEFFRMSKKDGKSVLLKSKDKKGFHTFKTPIPDAFEPCEKAAKACPVNIIDVKTT, encoded by the coding sequence ATGGTCATCATAACCTTACAGAGAGATAAATGCATCGGTTGCAACTATTGTGCGGAGTTTGCGCCAGAGTTTTTCCGTATGTCTAAAAAAGATGGGAAATCGGTATTGCTAAAATCTAAGGATAAAAAAGGTTTTCATACTTTTAAAACGCCTATTCCTGATGCTTTTGAGCCTTGCGAAAAAGCAGCCAAAGCTTGCCCTGTGAACATCATCGATGTGAAAACTACTTAA
- the gldB gene encoding gliding motility lipoprotein GldB: MKKIFFYVILVLGIFSCQKKAHEFKTDVPPFTDSIQVKDVSKVYYDTKISNQALAKLYPDFFANIPDTILERRRADTLAIALNQAVENQFKNLALKDSLRSIFKYVKYYYPNFTAPTVYTFTGELPYMNPVAYWVQSNDMVLGLDWFLGKDYPLYEKMGIPRYIRKNFQPQDLKISIAESMARQLVPMDITKRKFVEKMIYAGKVLLATQAFLPEKSAQEIMQYSPEQWQWCVGNEADVYVYFTEEEYFFDEDKKLSERFIDPAPFSKFFTDADNETPGRVGAWMGLQICQAYLKQNPKVDLATFLSDNDYLKIFKDSKYKPIK; encoded by the coding sequence ATGAAAAAAATATTTTTCTATGTAATATTAGTTTTAGGTATCTTTTCTTGCCAAAAAAAAGCGCATGAATTTAAAACAGATGTTCCTCCTTTTACGGATTCTATCCAAGTGAAAGATGTGTCTAAGGTTTATTATGATACAAAAATCAGCAATCAGGCGTTGGCTAAACTTTATCCTGACTTTTTTGCCAATATTCCAGACACGATTTTGGAGCGTCGCCGTGCAGATACCCTAGCCATTGCTTTGAACCAAGCGGTAGAAAATCAATTTAAAAATTTAGCCTTAAAAGATTCATTGCGATCTATCTTTAAATATGTAAAATACTATTATCCCAATTTCACAGCCCCTACGGTGTACACCTTTACGGGAGAGTTGCCGTATATGAATCCCGTTGCTTACTGGGTGCAGAGCAACGACATGGTGCTAGGGCTAGATTGGTTTCTGGGTAAAGATTATCCGTTGTATGAAAAAATGGGGATTCCACGATATATAAGAAAAAACTTTCAGCCTCAGGATTTAAAGATTAGCATAGCCGAAAGCATGGCAAGGCAACTTGTCCCGATGGATATTACTAAAAGAAAATTTGTGGAAAAAATGATTTATGCAGGAAAAGTGTTGCTAGCCACACAAGCCTTTTTGCCTGAAAAATCAGCCCAAGAAATCATGCAATATTCGCCAGAGCAGTGGCAGTGGTGTGTGGGCAACGAGGCAGATGTATATGTGTACTTTACCGAGGAAGAATATTTCTTTGACGAGGATAAAAAGCTAAGTGAGCGATTTATAGATCCTGCGCCTTTTTCTAAATTCTTTACCGATGCCGATAACGAAACGCCAGGAAGAGTAGGGGCATGGATGGGCTTGCAGATTTGCCAAGCTTATTTGAAACAGAACCCCAAAGTGGATTTAGCTACATTTTTGAGCGACAATGATTATTTGAAAATATTTAAAGACTCAAAATATAAACCGATAAAATAA
- a CDS encoding 5-formyltetrahydrofolate cyclo-ligase, which translates to MKFSKTQWRKVYKQKRKALSAEERKALSQKIFVQLAQSDWVEKAQNIHIFISVEKLGEVSTQKFIQLLWVKGKSVFIPKVEGKSLITCEYTPETLMEMSRWGILEPKSPKIVSEKVIDLVITPLLICDKKGTRIGYGGGFYDGLFAKCKPDVLKVGVNYFSPINEIIPTYESDVLLDYLVTPEDIFGFK; encoded by the coding sequence ATGAAATTTAGCAAAACCCAATGGCGGAAAGTTTATAAACAAAAACGCAAAGCACTTTCAGCAGAAGAAAGAAAGGCATTAAGCCAAAAAATCTTTGTGCAATTGGCACAATCCGATTGGGTGGAAAAAGCACAAAATATCCATATTTTCATTTCGGTGGAAAAGTTGGGCGAAGTGTCTACGCAAAAATTTATTCAATTGCTTTGGGTTAAAGGTAAAAGTGTTTTTATTCCAAAAGTTGAAGGTAAATCGCTCATCACTTGCGAGTACACGCCCGAAACGCTTATGGAAATGAGCCGTTGGGGCATTTTGGAACCTAAATCACCCAAAATAGTATCTGAGAAAGTGATAGATTTAGTCATTACGCCACTTTTAATCTGTGATAAAAAAGGTACGCGTATAGGCTATGGTGGTGGATTCTACGACGGGCTTTTTGCTAAATGCAAGCCCGATGTTTTAAAAGTCGGCGTAAATTACTTTTCTCCCATAAACGAAATAATCCCGACTTACGAAAGCGATGTGCTGCTGGATTATTTGGTAACGCCAGAAGATATTTTTGGATTTAAATAA
- a CDS encoding IS30 family transposase: protein MARRFKHLDLHDRAMIEAYLTAGWSISKIARELKRDKSTISREVKRNRTKKGKYKAKKAQTLYSEKKERFLRYRRFTKEVEKRVRQFLYKRYSPLQIVGYCKSLGLEMVSVERIYQYIREDKRKGGKLYKYCRHALKKRKAQVSKIVEKIKNRVSIEERPQVVNERKEFGHWEGDLIEGKNHKGYLLTLTERVSRFLFIRYLPSKSADVVANAMNDVLLPYKKVVKSITLDNGLEFANHENVAKKLQAQIYFTAPYSSWQKGQIEHMNKLVRQYVKKGSAITKSTANKLKAVQKEINDRPFKVLKFCKPRDVFYTFVENVAFSA from the coding sequence ATGGCACGGAGATTTAAACATTTAGATTTGCACGATAGAGCAATGATAGAGGCATATTTAACCGCTGGCTGGTCTATCTCGAAAATAGCTCGTGAACTGAAAAGGGATAAATCTACGATAAGCAGGGAGGTAAAGAGGAACCGAACGAAGAAAGGAAAGTATAAAGCAAAGAAGGCACAGACGCTCTATTCTGAAAAGAAAGAGCGTTTTTTGCGTTATAGACGCTTTACCAAAGAGGTTGAGAAAAGAGTAAGACAATTTTTGTATAAAAGATATTCACCGCTCCAAATAGTCGGTTACTGTAAAAGCCTGGGACTGGAAATGGTATCAGTTGAGAGGATTTACCAATATATAAGAGAGGATAAGCGTAAAGGTGGTAAATTGTACAAGTATTGCCGTCACGCTTTGAAAAAGAGAAAGGCACAAGTTTCTAAAATAGTTGAAAAAATAAAGAACCGCGTAAGTATAGAAGAACGCCCGCAGGTTGTGAATGAGCGTAAGGAGTTCGGGCATTGGGAGGGTGATTTGATAGAGGGCAAAAATCATAAGGGTTATTTGCTGACACTTACGGAAAGAGTATCAAGGTTTTTATTTATTAGATATTTACCTAGTAAAAGTGCAGATGTTGTGGCAAATGCGATGAATGATGTGTTACTTCCATATAAAAAAGTGGTCAAATCTATAACGCTTGATAATGGGCTAGAGTTTGCAAATCATGAGAATGTGGCAAAGAAACTGCAAGCCCAGATTTATTTTACAGCCCCATACTCTAGTTGGCAAAAAGGACAAATTGAGCATATGAATAAACTTGTTAGACAATATGTGAAAAAAGGTTCAGCAATCACAAAAAGTACCGCTAACAAGCTGAAAGCGGTACAAAAAGAGATAAACGACAGACCTTTTAAAGTGTTAAAGTTTTGCAAGCCTCGTGATGTTTTTTATACATTTGTGGAAAATGTTGCATTTAGTGCTTGA
- a CDS encoding MalY/PatB family protein produces MTEYNFDEVVDRRGTGALKIEALKTKWGRTDLIPLWVADMDFKTPKFVVEAVQNRLNNEIFGYTSASEDWYHAIIDWQKRRNQWEITKEMISFVPGVVPGLSFAVQCFTSPGDKVLIMPPVYQQFGKSVRNHDRELVLCPLKLVGMDYTFDFALFEQRVKDCKLFLLCNPHNPGGKVWRKEELQEIARICKKHKVLVVSDEIHSDLTFAPHKHHPFSSVSEEARDNNVTFNAPSKAFNLAGFCSSFAIIENPEIRKRFVDFTEKMMVGDANVFAYLTTTAAYNNGEKWLEAVKEYIEQNILYLDQYLKEHAPKIKAVIPQASYLVFLDCRELNLSQQDLVDFFVDKAHLALNLGEDYGENGKGFMRINLAAPRVLIQKALDQIKEAYKEKNF; encoded by the coding sequence ATGACAGAATATAACTTCGATGAGGTAGTAGATAGGAGAGGTACAGGAGCCTTAAAAATTGAAGCTTTAAAAACCAAATGGGGACGCACCGATTTAATTCCACTCTGGGTGGCAGATATGGATTTTAAAACCCCTAAATTTGTAGTAGAAGCGGTGCAAAATAGATTAAACAACGAGATCTTTGGCTATACTTCGGCATCAGAAGATTGGTACCATGCCATCATCGATTGGCAAAAGAGGAGAAATCAATGGGAAATCACCAAGGAGATGATTTCCTTTGTACCAGGAGTGGTGCCAGGTTTATCTTTTGCCGTGCAGTGCTTTACATCGCCTGGCGACAAGGTGCTTATTATGCCTCCAGTCTATCAGCAGTTTGGGAAATCGGTGCGCAATCACGATAGGGAGCTAGTGCTGTGTCCGCTCAAGCTAGTAGGTATGGATTACACCTTTGATTTTGCCCTTTTTGAGCAGCGCGTAAAGGATTGTAAACTATTTCTACTATGCAATCCGCATAACCCAGGAGGCAAGGTGTGGCGTAAAGAAGAACTGCAAGAAATTGCACGCATTTGCAAAAAGCACAAGGTGCTAGTAGTTTCAGACGAAATACATTCAGATTTAACCTTTGCTCCACACAAGCATCACCCATTTTCATCGGTAAGCGAGGAGGCGAGAGACAATAATGTTACATTCAATGCGCCAAGCAAGGCATTTAACTTAGCGGGCTTTTGTAGCTCATTTGCCATTATCGAAAACCCAGAAATCAGAAAAAGATTTGTAGACTTTACCGAGAAAATGATGGTGGGAGATGCCAATGTTTTTGCCTATCTCACAACCACCGCTGCTTACAACAATGGCGAGAAATGGCTGGAGGCAGTAAAGGAATATATAGAGCAGAATATCCTATACCTAGATCAGTATTTAAAGGAGCATGCTCCTAAAATCAAAGCCGTAATTCCACAAGCATCTTATCTAGTGTTTTTAGATTGTAGGGAGCTTAATTTAAGTCAGCAGGACTTGGTAGATTTCTTTGTAGACAAAGCCCATTTAGCCCTAAATTTAGGAGAGGACTATGGCGAAAACGGAAAAGGCTTTATGCGAATTAATTTAGCCGCACCACGAGTGCTTATCCAGAAAGCCCTAGACCAAATAAAAGAAGCCTACAAGGAGAAGAATTTTTAG